In Bacteroidia bacterium, a genomic segment contains:
- a CDS encoding AAA family ATPase: protein MKISKIHLTNFKRFTDLVIDNIPDTSKLVLLVGSNGSGKSSLFDAFGFLDGAIKHDIPLNEAFWNYFQKKKDSPAFVTVHFNNQLKFSVDKSNYHQSSHLPVTTFYGRTSFRQIPRLTRTALGQGEGFDFEKDSDRPRFFIERDNRFENDVEKITEIILKDLFRSGQSNEQIKNKYINPVNTALDNIFGNHNGTRLQLIEIIPPLEGKVAQITFKKGDSEIHYNYLSAGEKEVFNLLINLLSRSALYQDSIYFFDEIDLHLNTKLQFRLLKEITENWIPENSQLWTASHSLGFIEYARTNDNASIIDFDDLDFDVPRSLYPEPKDNPDLYEIAVGKEFLPSLFQHLTICFVENKDRQYYANTGIEKTVFVSANNRNDVYHKIKTSSSYKGIVDRDFLSDEDIVQIRKYYPNLFILDYYSIENYLFHPENLAEYYQSQNKAFDKARYILLLTEAKDREKDAFIPNLTMDRTSYPFFGEPEFNNKPLQNRFKNKQENKDQAVIIAGYINSDDFELYYKALPMKSYCTQLPQRQNIAKSDLAKTNWFKMKIRELLV, encoded by the coding sequence ATGAAAATTTCCAAAATCCATTTAACCAATTTCAAGCGGTTTACGGACCTGGTGATTGACAACATACCAGATACGTCAAAGCTGGTTTTGCTGGTAGGTTCTAATGGATCAGGGAAATCGTCTCTATTTGATGCTTTTGGTTTTTTGGATGGGGCCATTAAACATGATATTCCACTAAATGAAGCGTTTTGGAATTATTTTCAAAAAAAGAAAGACAGCCCTGCTTTTGTAACTGTTCATTTTAATAACCAGTTAAAATTTTCAGTTGACAAGTCAAATTACCATCAGTCAAGCCATTTACCTGTTACAACTTTTTACGGTCGAACCAGCTTTCGACAAATACCCAGACTTACAAGAACAGCCTTGGGGCAGGGAGAAGGTTTTGACTTTGAAAAAGATTCTGACCGACCCCGTTTTTTTATTGAGCGGGATAATCGCTTTGAAAACGACGTAGAAAAAATAACAGAAATCATCCTGAAAGACCTTTTCCGCTCCGGACAGTCCAATGAACAAATCAAAAACAAATACATAAACCCTGTCAATACAGCCCTGGATAATATTTTCGGGAATCACAATGGTACCCGGTTACAATTGATTGAGATCATTCCGCCACTTGAGGGCAAAGTAGCACAAATCACCTTTAAAAAAGGCGATTCCGAAATCCATTATAACTATCTGAGTGCTGGCGAAAAAGAAGTTTTTAACCTGCTGATAAATTTGTTGAGCAGAAGTGCTCTTTATCAGGACAGCATTTATTTTTTTGATGAAATCGACCTTCATCTCAATACAAAATTACAATTCCGTTTACTGAAAGAAATAACAGAAAACTGGATTCCGGAAAACAGTCAGCTTTGGACCGCCAGCCACTCCCTTGGATTTATCGAATATGCCCGGACGAATGATAATGCATCCATTATTGACTTTGATGATCTTGATTTTGACGTTCCAAGAAGTCTGTATCCAGAACCAAAAGACAATCCGGATCTTTATGAAATAGCTGTTGGAAAGGAATTTTTGCCTTCTCTCTTTCAACATCTTACCATATGTTTTGTAGAAAATAAAGACCGTCAGTATTATGCAAATACGGGGATTGAGAAAACGGTTTTTGTTTCAGCAAATAACAGAAATGACGTTTATCATAAGATAAAAACATCATCTTCATACAAAGGAATTGTGGACAGGGATTTTTTAAGTGATGAGGATATTGTTCAAATCAGAAAGTACTACCCCAACTTGTTCATTCTTGACTATTATAGCATAGAAAATTACTTATTCCACCCCGAAAATCTGGCGGAATATTATCAAAGTCAAAACAAAGCTTTTGACAAAGCCAGGTATATATTGTTGCTCACCGAAGCTAAAGACCGGGAAAAGGATGCATTTATCCCCAACCTGACAATGGACAGGACCTCTTATCCTTTTTTCGGTGAACCGGAATTTAATAACAAGCCTTTGCAAAACCGTTTTAAAAATAAACAGGAAAACAAAGATCAGGCAGTTATTATCGCAGGGTATATCAACAGTGATGACTTTGAGCTTTATTACAAAGCGCTCCCGATGAAAAGTTATTGCACTCAGTTACCACAGCGGCAGAATATTGCGAAATCCGATTTAGCAAAAACAAACTGGTTCAAAATGAAAATCCGGGAACTGTTGGTTTAA